AAATGAAAAGCCATGCGCTGGGCGCTCTTGGGCCCGACACCCGGCAACACTCGCAGCGCCTCCAGAAGGCGGTCGACCAGGGGAGAAAAACTCATACGCTCCGCTTCCTGCTAGAAAGGCATCTTGAAGCCAGGCGGCAGATTCAGGCCGGCGGTCGCCTCCTGCATCTTCTCCCGAGTGGTCTGCTCGACCTTGCGCACCGCATCGTTGACGGCAGCGGCCAGCAGATCCTCGAGCAGCTCCTTGTCCTCCTCCATGATGCTGGGGTCGATCTCGACCTGGCTGACATCATGGCGCCCGTTCATGGTCACCTTGATCATGCCGGCGCCGGCTTCGCCGGTCACCTCGGATTGCGCTGCCTCTTCCTGCATGCGCTGCATCTTTTCCTGCATTTCCTGGGCCTGCTTCATCAGGTTGCCCATTCCACCTTTCAACATGGGAAGTCCCTCTCGGTGATCAGATAAATTAACGGTACCAGTTCAGCCAATCAGTGTGTCGGCGCCTGGAAGGATACGGAACTCTCGACCAGCCGTGCCCCGAAGACCTGCTGCAGCTCGCGAATATGCGGATCCGCCTGCAGGGCTTCAACCGCCTGTGCATGGCGCGCGGCGGTCAGGCGATCGGCCTGCGCCTTGGGTGTCTCGATCGCGCTTGGCAGCTCGCCCACCTCGATCGACACTCGACGCGCGATGCCGGCATCGGTCAGTGCCTTCTCGATACGCTCCACATGAATGTCGGCATTCATTGCCGCATGCGAGGGATCGAGGCGCAACCGCAACACCTGCCCTTCGTCGTGCTCCACCATGCAGTGCGCCGCTAGACTGCGGGTCAAGCCGGTCAATGGCAACCGTTCGAAAATCTCGAGCCAACGAGCATGGTCGAATAGACCCTGCACAGCCGACGCTTCGCTCGCCGGCATGGCCTGCTCCATAGCCCGCGTGCCAGGCGGATAATCCTCAGGTTCAAGAGCGCTGCGAAGCGGCTCGTCGTGATAGTCGCCAAGATCGACAGGCGCGCCCTCCTCGTCGGCCATGGCC
This DNA window, taken from Halomonas sp. TA22, encodes the following:
- a CDS encoding YbaB/EbfC family nucleoid-associated protein, with protein sequence MLKGGMGNLMKQAQEMQEKMQRMQEEAAQSEVTGEAGAGMIKVTMNGRHDVSQVEIDPSIMEEDKELLEDLLAAAVNDAVRKVEQTTREKMQEATAGLNLPPGFKMPF